The Bos taurus isolate L1 Dominette 01449 registration number 42190680 breed Hereford chromosome 18, ARS-UCD2.0, whole genome shotgun sequence genome has a window encoding:
- the NECAB2 gene encoding N-terminal EF-hand calcium-binding protein 2 has translation MGDYEDVLASLETLNHSVLKAMGYTKKVYEGGSNVDQFVTRFLLKETANQIQSLLSSVESAVEAIEEQTSQIRQNHSRPSHGAVETWSGSPTPPYAPNHKLMAAEQGKSFPPGTSDPKEDGLDAQISRLAGLIGRLENKTLWFDLQQHLSDEEGTNMHLQLVRQEMAVCPEQLGDFLDSLRQYVRGTAGTRNCFHIAAVRLADGVTFVVYEFWETEEEWKRHLQSPVCKAFRHVKVDTLSQPEAFSRISVPAAWCTLGRD, from the exons GTGTACGAGGGCGGGAGCAACGTGGACCAGTTTGTGACGCGCTTCCTCCTGAAGGAGACGGCCAATCAGATCCAGTCCCTGCTGAGCTCAGTGGAGAGTGCGGTGGAGGCCATCGAAGAGCAGACCAGCCAGATCCG ACAGAACCACAGCCGGCCCAGCCATGGCGCGGTGGAGACCTGGTCCGGGAGTCCCACGCCCCCCTACGCCCCCAACCACAAGCTCATGGCTGCGGAGCAAGGAAAGAGCTTCCCACCTG GCACCTCGGACCCCAAGGAGGACGGCCTGGACGCCCAGATCAGCCGGCTGGCGGGGCTCATTGGACGGCTGGAGAACAAG ACCCTTTGGTTTGACCTTCAGCAGCATCTCTCGGACGAAGAAGGCACCAACATG CACCTGCAGCTGGTCCGGCAGGAGATGGCCGTGTGCCCCGAGCAGCTGGGTGACTTCCTGGACTCTCTGCGCCAGTATGTGCGGGGCACCGCTGGGACCAGGAACTGCTTCCA CATCGCTGCCGTGAGGCTGGCGGACGGCGTCACCTTCGTGGTCTATGAGTTCTGGGAGACGGAGGAGGAGTGGAAGCG GCACCTACAGAGCCCTGTGTGCAAGGCATTCCGGCACGTCAAGGTGGACACGCTGAGCCAGCCTGAGGCCTTCTCCCGGATCTCCGTGCCAG cTGCTTGGTGCACCCTGGGCCGTGACTGA